Proteins encoded together in one Planctopirus ephydatiae window:
- a CDS encoding type I polyketide synthase produces the protein MSQRSPSSTDSREKIAIVGLGGYFPGAGDLHGFWGNVHSGVDAGRSVPQGRWRLESRYALGPFSQPDKALSTWGCYLDEGVWNLFPHRPSISQHLPSITEAEWNGLDPLFRLGLKTAFQTIESTQNSTLQRTDQSRPAAPLNLQTFDPGRCGVILGSIALPIEAINDLCWDVLGPRYLSKVIEVSTGTKSHGPHGSADPQRWSEQNRYALGLPAALIARELGWRGPAFTLDAACASSIYAVKLAMNELRAGRADVMLAGGLSRPDCQYTQIGFSQLKALSQGQKCRPLDARADGLVVGEGAGMFLLMRLPDAIAAGLEIHAVLVEAGLSNDRGGSLLSPRTEGQLRAMRDAYQRAGWLPESVDLIECHATGTPVGDQVEIASLHELWRQAGYRSSRAVLGAVKSNVGHLLTGAGAAALMKVVLAIKHRVLPCTANYEQPAGLLQEPHSPFAVLRESQRWEAPGHGLPRRAAVNGFGFGGINGHLLVEEFLEEASEKETAFPSTHHPVQVSVAADLTTPQPEQEPVAIIGFSAALGEASIEQLFERWQSRHPEREAARAEDPQLSWPVQRFRIPPVEQQDMLPQQGLMLDVASEAKAHAGLEGSLGDRCGLFVGIALDIESSNFHLRWRLEQELRDSGITATEHHAAVIESLVNGLHPPLTPNRVMGNLGGIVASRVARELDCGGPSFVLSSEEASSFEAIRQASEALRLKEIDLALACAVDLPDADQTGLWKSTLPDNSTYGAGAVVLKRLSDAQRDGDQIYALIEEVTSGAGAASSEELPPVFPSISALLGPAGVASGMIDTIAAVACLATRSLSPGAADALGKSAKGWQYWLRNRAEGSRRAILRSQSPIGLWSLLTLKETPQPVFSSLEATRLHLTELPLVIWPEPQTSGSEIGTVAEASPAHLTTQHQLAERARSLLAAWESSAVNGLSGRHVGPSRWQHFCEVYAARPQGVTRPLAILMVSSNASVASLLQQITTTQGQEELSQEGVLYLSAAPQDPQLAFVFPGSGSHFLGMGRELGQAFPEILEQQDRENLRLADQYRPDLLWNGESSAAIADDHRAMIFGQVTLATLMCDLLARFGVVPQVAIGNSLGESSALFGLRIWTARDEMLSRMLASRLFTGLLTPPFDTARQAWNIPPDEPVPWTSGVVECPADRLWPAIARKPKVALLIVLAPQRCLIGGDAAQVAEMLQELSLSIAPLPAPSTVHLSFVQQVEDQWRALHLLPVQERPEITVYSTATSAAYIPSTTACAEAITSQALHTIDFPAVIDAAYQEGTNLFLEIGPGSTCTRLIETILVDHDQQVSVRSACPLTAHPVRHFVRTLAWLAVRGVAVDFAPLFAPCQLTKLFEGKRKPLGLPTSPQIEIPIRRLNWKQIPVVTSEVAGVLQELLRNESSRSETHPHPGPLPEGEGMIAEQLIDTKTSSATPMTMNPPETLEAAEAAYLAFEERLARLQAAGELEITPHEQAVLSTNSVSSKRDKSTPPRSLAREECLEFAIGKIGEALGPLFAAADQYPTRVRLPDEPLMLVDRITNIEGEPLSMSHGCVVTEHDVHAARWYLDGGRIPTAIAVESGQADLFLAGWLGIDLQTRGLAVYRLLDAIVTFHRGLPVPGETIVYNIRILKFFQQGETWLFKFEFDGTVNGEPLITMREGCAGFFTESALAAGKGIIHSTLDLAPRPGKLPADWREPVAITPGSLSDAQVERLREGDLVGAFGQTFANLPLHKPYTVPGGKLRLVDRVLEIEPGGGKYGLGRIRAALDIHPDDWFLECHFCDDHVMPGTLMYECCLHTLRIYLLRMGWVSETGEIVSEPVVGIESRLKCRGQVLASTKEVWYEVTIRELGYGTDGSNSDAYCLADALMFADGKPIVEISNMSLRFTGLTKARVEAIWAGQKTVEMGRPTTQQYDVRPAIYPLERITAYSIGKPSEAFGPEYTVFDNERKIARLPGPPFQFLDRIVEVGGPPFVMKAGCHCVAQYDVPVDAWYFSANRQPEMPFSVLLETALQPCGWLAAYAGSALTSETDLKFRNLGGKATQHRPVTPEIGTLTTTARMTQASMSGGMIIQHFSMEMFARDERVYSGTTYFGFFSAASLANQVGLRDAKRVVLENYAASESFSQAPPFPEASYSFVDRITHCLLQQGSVPGRPELAGFVRGEAQVNPAAWYYKAHFYEDPVMPGSLGLEAFLQVIKHWMVKAEIVSTHGGVNFETPVCGTPQAWVYRGQVIPKDRLVTIDAEIVSVDRTTNTVIANGWLEVDGRVIYQMTGWAVRGVG, from the coding sequence GTGTCTCAACGCTCCCCAAGCTCTACTGATTCCCGTGAGAAAATCGCCATTGTTGGCCTGGGAGGGTACTTTCCCGGCGCGGGTGATTTGCATGGCTTCTGGGGCAATGTTCACTCAGGCGTTGATGCCGGGAGAAGCGTTCCGCAGGGTCGCTGGAGGTTGGAGAGCCGCTATGCACTGGGGCCGTTTTCTCAACCGGATAAAGCCCTCTCGACCTGGGGCTGCTATCTCGATGAAGGGGTCTGGAATCTCTTTCCCCACAGGCCGTCCATTTCCCAACATCTGCCCTCCATCACAGAAGCCGAATGGAACGGACTCGATCCCCTCTTTCGCCTCGGGCTGAAGACGGCCTTCCAGACCATCGAGAGCACTCAAAACTCAACGCTACAAAGAACAGACCAGAGCAGGCCAGCCGCCCCGCTTAACCTACAGACGTTTGACCCGGGCCGCTGTGGTGTGATTCTCGGCAGTATTGCTCTCCCCATCGAAGCCATCAACGATCTGTGCTGGGATGTGCTGGGGCCGAGATACCTCTCGAAAGTGATCGAAGTCTCCACGGGAACAAAATCACACGGGCCCCACGGATCAGCAGATCCCCAGCGCTGGTCTGAGCAGAACCGTTACGCACTGGGTTTGCCCGCCGCTCTGATTGCTCGCGAACTCGGCTGGCGTGGCCCGGCATTCACGCTCGATGCCGCCTGTGCCTCATCGATCTACGCCGTCAAGCTAGCCATGAATGAACTCCGCGCAGGTCGAGCCGATGTGATGCTGGCGGGTGGGCTTTCCCGACCCGATTGCCAGTACACGCAGATTGGATTCTCGCAGCTCAAGGCGCTCTCTCAAGGGCAGAAGTGCCGTCCACTCGATGCCCGTGCCGATGGGCTGGTCGTGGGCGAAGGGGCCGGGATGTTCCTGCTGATGAGGCTCCCGGATGCGATCGCAGCCGGTCTGGAAATTCATGCAGTGCTGGTGGAGGCGGGGCTTTCGAATGATCGGGGTGGCAGCCTGCTTTCACCTCGGACAGAAGGCCAGTTACGGGCCATGCGCGACGCTTATCAGCGGGCGGGATGGTTGCCCGAGAGTGTCGATCTCATTGAATGCCATGCCACAGGAACACCTGTCGGAGACCAGGTCGAAATTGCCAGCCTGCATGAACTCTGGCGGCAGGCGGGCTATCGCTCGTCGCGGGCTGTGCTGGGAGCGGTCAAATCCAATGTGGGCCATCTGCTGACGGGTGCCGGTGCTGCAGCTCTTATGAAAGTCGTGCTGGCAATCAAGCACCGCGTTTTGCCCTGTACGGCCAATTATGAGCAGCCAGCCGGTCTGCTGCAGGAACCACATTCTCCCTTTGCAGTTTTACGCGAGAGTCAACGCTGGGAAGCCCCAGGTCATGGTCTCCCCCGGCGTGCCGCTGTCAATGGTTTTGGATTTGGAGGAATTAACGGGCATCTGCTGGTGGAAGAGTTTCTCGAAGAAGCTTCTGAAAAGGAGACGGCGTTTCCTTCGACTCACCACCCGGTCCAGGTGAGTGTCGCTGCGGATCTGACGACGCCTCAGCCAGAACAAGAGCCAGTCGCGATTATTGGTTTCTCGGCAGCACTTGGCGAAGCATCGATCGAGCAACTGTTCGAGCGGTGGCAAAGCCGACATCCCGAACGGGAAGCTGCGCGAGCGGAAGATCCTCAACTCTCCTGGCCCGTGCAGCGTTTTCGTATTCCCCCCGTCGAGCAGCAGGATATGCTCCCTCAACAGGGTCTGATGCTCGATGTGGCGAGCGAAGCCAAAGCGCACGCGGGACTCGAAGGTTCGCTAGGAGATCGCTGCGGGCTGTTTGTCGGCATTGCCCTCGATATCGAATCGTCGAACTTTCATTTACGCTGGCGACTCGAACAGGAACTGCGCGACTCGGGAATCACTGCGACCGAACATCACGCAGCAGTCATCGAATCTCTGGTGAATGGGCTGCATCCTCCGCTCACCCCCAATCGAGTGATGGGGAATCTTGGTGGGATTGTGGCCAGTCGCGTCGCCCGCGAACTCGATTGCGGCGGCCCCTCGTTTGTCCTTTCGAGCGAAGAGGCGAGCAGTTTTGAAGCGATCCGTCAGGCTAGCGAAGCGTTACGATTAAAAGAGATCGATCTGGCACTGGCCTGTGCTGTCGATCTGCCGGATGCTGATCAAACCGGGTTGTGGAAGAGTACGCTTCCCGACAACTCGACCTATGGTGCCGGTGCTGTCGTTCTCAAACGGCTCTCGGATGCCCAGCGCGATGGCGACCAGATCTATGCCTTGATTGAAGAGGTCACGTCCGGTGCCGGTGCGGCTTCATCTGAGGAATTGCCACCCGTCTTCCCTTCGATCTCGGCTCTCCTGGGGCCTGCCGGTGTGGCTTCCGGGATGATCGACACCATTGCCGCTGTGGCTTGCCTCGCGACGCGATCACTCTCACCCGGTGCAGCCGATGCCCTCGGGAAAAGCGCGAAGGGCTGGCAATACTGGTTGAGAAATCGAGCTGAAGGTTCTCGCCGGGCCATTCTTCGAAGTCAATCTCCCATCGGTTTATGGAGTCTCCTCACGCTCAAGGAAACTCCTCAACCGGTGTTTTCATCGCTGGAAGCGACCAGACTACACTTGACCGAATTGCCGCTGGTCATCTGGCCGGAACCACAAACTTCTGGTAGCGAGATTGGTACCGTTGCAGAAGCTTCGCCTGCTCACCTGACAACCCAACATCAACTGGCAGAGCGGGCGCGTTCGTTACTGGCTGCGTGGGAGAGTTCGGCTGTCAATGGTTTGAGTGGGCGGCATGTGGGGCCCAGTCGGTGGCAGCACTTTTGCGAGGTGTACGCCGCCCGTCCGCAAGGAGTGACGCGACCACTCGCCATCCTCATGGTTTCATCGAATGCATCGGTGGCAAGCCTGCTGCAGCAAATCACGACGACTCAAGGCCAGGAAGAGTTGAGCCAAGAGGGTGTGCTCTACCTTTCTGCAGCACCTCAAGATCCCCAGCTGGCCTTTGTCTTCCCGGGTTCGGGGAGTCATTTTCTGGGAATGGGACGAGAGCTTGGGCAGGCTTTCCCGGAGATCCTCGAACAGCAGGATCGCGAGAATCTGCGACTGGCAGATCAGTACCGGCCTGACCTGTTGTGGAATGGCGAATCGTCAGCAGCCATTGCCGACGATCATCGGGCGATGATTTTCGGACAGGTGACGCTGGCCACGTTGATGTGCGATCTCCTGGCCCGTTTTGGAGTGGTTCCTCAAGTCGCGATTGGCAACAGCCTCGGGGAATCCTCAGCACTCTTCGGATTAAGAATCTGGACAGCCCGCGATGAAATGCTGTCGCGCATGCTGGCCTCGCGACTGTTTACCGGTCTATTAACACCACCGTTCGATACGGCCCGCCAGGCATGGAACATTCCTCCCGATGAGCCTGTCCCCTGGACGAGTGGAGTGGTCGAATGCCCGGCTGATCGACTCTGGCCAGCCATTGCCAGAAAACCAAAGGTGGCATTACTGATTGTCCTCGCTCCGCAAAGATGCCTGATTGGCGGCGATGCAGCTCAAGTCGCCGAAATGCTGCAAGAGCTTTCGCTCTCGATCGCGCCTTTGCCGGCCCCCAGTACAGTCCATTTAAGTTTCGTACAGCAGGTGGAAGATCAGTGGCGGGCACTGCATCTGTTGCCTGTTCAAGAGCGACCAGAGATCACGGTCTACAGCACAGCGACATCGGCGGCATACATCCCTTCAACGACTGCCTGTGCTGAAGCCATTACTTCGCAGGCACTGCATACGATTGATTTCCCGGCAGTCATTGATGCCGCCTACCAGGAGGGAACCAATCTGTTTCTGGAGATCGGCCCGGGCAGCACCTGCACGCGTTTAATTGAAACCATTCTCGTTGACCACGATCAGCAAGTTTCCGTGCGGAGTGCCTGCCCGCTGACAGCTCATCCCGTGCGACATTTTGTCCGCACACTCGCATGGCTCGCTGTCCGGGGAGTGGCTGTCGATTTTGCTCCACTCTTTGCACCCTGCCAGCTCACGAAGCTCTTTGAAGGAAAACGAAAGCCGTTGGGCCTTCCCACCAGCCCGCAGATCGAGATCCCGATCCGACGTTTGAACTGGAAGCAGATCCCCGTTGTGACAAGCGAAGTTGCGGGTGTTCTGCAAGAATTACTGCGGAATGAAAGTTCTCGCTCAGAGACTCACCCTCACCCTGGCCCTCTCCCTGAGGGAGAGGGGATGATTGCTGAACAACTGATTGATACCAAGACATCAAGTGCGACGCCCATGACGATGAATCCCCCAGAAACTCTCGAGGCAGCCGAAGCCGCTTATCTGGCATTCGAAGAGCGGTTAGCCCGCTTGCAGGCAGCGGGTGAGTTGGAGATCACTCCTCATGAGCAAGCTGTTCTGAGTACGAATTCGGTTTCTTCGAAACGCGACAAATCGACACCACCGCGGAGTCTCGCGCGCGAGGAATGCCTGGAGTTCGCGATTGGAAAAATTGGCGAGGCACTGGGGCCACTCTTTGCAGCGGCCGACCAATATCCCACGCGCGTGCGGCTGCCGGATGAGCCACTCATGCTGGTGGATCGAATCACGAACATCGAAGGCGAACCACTGTCGATGTCGCACGGCTGCGTGGTGACCGAACACGATGTGCATGCAGCGCGGTGGTATCTGGATGGAGGACGGATCCCGACAGCGATTGCGGTGGAATCGGGTCAGGCCGATCTCTTTCTCGCTGGCTGGCTGGGGATTGATCTGCAAACCCGTGGCCTGGCGGTTTATCGTCTGCTCGATGCGATTGTCACATTCCACCGGGGTCTGCCTGTTCCTGGCGAAACGATTGTCTATAACATTCGCATTCTCAAATTCTTCCAGCAGGGTGAGACCTGGCTGTTCAAATTTGAGTTCGATGGAACAGTCAATGGCGAGCCACTCATTACGATGCGCGAAGGGTGTGCCGGGTTCTTTACGGAATCGGCCCTGGCAGCAGGGAAAGGGATTATCCACAGCACACTCGATCTCGCACCGCGGCCTGGCAAGCTCCCTGCCGATTGGCGCGAACCCGTTGCCATCACACCGGGGAGCCTGAGTGACGCACAGGTCGAACGGTTGAGAGAGGGGGATCTTGTCGGAGCTTTTGGTCAGACATTTGCCAATCTGCCATTGCACAAGCCTTATACCGTTCCGGGTGGCAAGCTGAGGCTCGTGGATCGAGTCCTCGAGATTGAACCTGGCGGGGGAAAGTATGGTCTGGGCCGGATTCGTGCCGCGCTCGATATTCATCCCGACGACTGGTTCCTCGAATGTCACTTCTGTGATGACCATGTGATGCCGGGGACTTTGATGTACGAGTGCTGCCTGCACACGCTGCGGATTTATCTGCTCCGCATGGGCTGGGTGAGTGAAACCGGTGAGATCGTTTCGGAACCTGTCGTGGGGATCGAGAGTCGGCTCAAGTGCCGGGGGCAGGTGCTGGCCTCGACGAAAGAGGTCTGGTACGAAGTGACAATTCGCGAGCTGGGTTATGGAACGGATGGTTCCAATAGCGATGCTTATTGCCTGGCCGACGCCCTGATGTTCGCAGATGGCAAGCCGATTGTGGAAATCAGCAATATGTCGTTGCGGTTCACGGGGCTGACGAAAGCCCGTGTGGAAGCGATCTGGGCGGGACAGAAAACTGTCGAAATGGGACGGCCCACGACACAACAGTACGATGTGCGGCCTGCCATCTATCCTCTCGAACGGATTACGGCCTATTCGATTGGCAAGCCTTCCGAAGCTTTCGGGCCCGAGTACACCGTTTTCGACAATGAGCGCAAGATTGCGCGACTGCCCGGCCCTCCGTTTCAGTTTTTAGATCGGATTGTGGAAGTCGGTGGGCCACCTTTTGTGATGAAGGCTGGCTGTCATTGCGTCGCCCAGTACGATGTCCCTGTCGATGCCTGGTACTTCAGCGCCAATCGACAGCCCGAAATGCCATTTTCAGTGCTACTGGAAACCGCTTTGCAGCCTTGTGGCTGGCTGGCGGCTTATGCCGGTTCGGCACTCACGAGCGAGACTGATCTCAAGTTTCGCAATCTGGGAGGCAAGGCGACTCAGCATCGGCCCGTGACTCCCGAGATTGGTACGTTGACCACCACAGCCCGCATGACGCAGGCATCGATGTCAGGAGGCATGATCATACAGCACTTCTCGATGGAGATGTTTGCGCGAGATGAGCGTGTCTATTCGGGAACGACTTACTTCGGGTTCTTTTCGGCAGCATCGCTCGCCAATCAGGTCGGTCTGCGAGATGCCAAACGTGTTGTGCTGGAGAATTACGCTGCTTCGGAAAGCTTCTCGCAAGCGCCTCCCTTTCCTGAAGCGAGTTATTCTTTTGTCGATCGAATCACGCATTGCCTTCTGCAGCAGGGAAGTGTTCCCGGGCGGCCCGAGCTGGCTGGTTTTGTCCGTGGGGAGGCCCAGGTCAATCCCGCAGCGTGGTACTACAAGGCGCACTTCTACGAAGACCCGGTGATGCCTGGATCGCTGGGGCTGGAAGCGTTTTTGCAGGTGATCAAGCACTGGATGGTCAAAGCCGAAATCGTGAGTACACATGGCGGTGTGAATTTCGAAACACCCGTGTGTGGTACACCCCAGGCGTGGGTCTATCGTGGTCAGGTGATTCCCAAAGACCGCCTGGTGACGATTGATGCCGAGATCGTTTCGGTTGATCGAACAACCAATACGGTCATTGCCAACGGCTGGCTGGAAGTCGATGGGCGGGTGATCTATCAGATGACGGGTTGGGCAGTGCGAGGTGTGGGTTGA
- a CDS encoding aspartyl protease family protein has translation MKGYINDRLEPVLPVYLQGNDDRSLQVEAIIDTGCTTYLVLDHGAIQELGLTPIGTGQYLTADGSLAIGDIFQVDVVTEFGRATVEAYCGGTSTLIGMALLAGFSLPMNIVAGGEVVLDTLEDT, from the coding sequence TTGAAGGGATACATCAACGACCGACTCGAACCAGTACTGCCAGTGTACTTGCAGGGGAATGACGATCGATCTCTTCAGGTGGAAGCGATCATCGACACAGGTTGTACAACCTATCTTGTGTTAGATCATGGTGCCATACAGGAACTGGGGCTAACTCCAATTGGCACTGGCCAGTACCTCACTGCTGATGGAAGCCTGGCTATTGGAGACATCTTTCAAGTTGATGTTGTTACGGAGTTTGGTCGTGCCACTGTCGAGGCCTATTGTGGCGGTACCTCAACACTCATTGGCATGGCTTTGCTGGCAGGGTTTTCACTTCCAATGAACATTGTCGCAGGTGGTGAGGTTGTACTAGATACTCTTGAAGACACCTGA
- a CDS encoding MFS transporter has protein sequence MSSSPAGLLPPPPVPMDMTRWLICTMAAIGFAFDIYELLMLPLIVRPALLELTGAQPGSKEFLQWVGILFYVPAFAGGAFGLLGGYLTDRLGRRSVLTWSILLYAGSAFLAGFSTNIWMLLFFRCTMFVGVCVEFVAAVAWLAELFPNPTQRESVLGYTQAFSSIGGLLVAVMNGLAIRFAPELPAIFIPEIVSGFWGTIEPAHHHEAWRYTLMSGLIPAIPLIIIRPFLPESPAWKEKASSGTLRRPSIAQLFSPQLRKTTIVTTLMFAMSYGAAFGAIQQIPQIVPGLADVKEKAIAAAEKAKLPPDPELAKKAKMGAMRQYEQKIASEYTKVQEIGGLVGRFLLALLAVRILSRRKLLWCLQIPGMIVLPAVFALFLQVENRTYFEIDLNSIYLGVLPITTVSLGVFIAGLFVVGQFSFWGNYLPRVYPLHLRGTGESFAANIGGRMIGTSFALVTTTIAGFLTASAGAAGGFSPPMAFSIAAASVAGFVTLVGFALSFFLPEPSATDMD, from the coding sequence ATGTCTTCTTCACCTGCGGGCCTCTTGCCACCTCCGCCAGTTCCCATGGATATGACCCGCTGGCTGATCTGCACGATGGCCGCCATCGGCTTTGCGTTCGACATTTATGAGCTGCTGATGCTCCCCTTGATTGTCAGGCCTGCTCTGCTGGAACTTACCGGCGCACAACCAGGGAGCAAAGAGTTTCTGCAATGGGTCGGGATTCTGTTTTACGTCCCCGCATTTGCCGGGGGAGCATTTGGCCTCCTGGGAGGTTATCTGACAGATCGACTCGGTCGCCGCAGTGTGCTCACCTGGAGCATTCTGCTCTATGCCGGTTCTGCTTTTCTGGCTGGCTTTTCCACCAATATCTGGATGCTGCTCTTTTTCCGCTGCACGATGTTTGTTGGCGTCTGCGTTGAGTTTGTGGCTGCGGTAGCCTGGCTGGCGGAATTATTCCCGAATCCAACTCAGCGCGAAAGTGTTCTCGGCTACACCCAGGCGTTTTCTTCGATTGGCGGCTTGCTGGTCGCAGTGATGAATGGACTGGCGATACGTTTTGCTCCCGAATTGCCTGCCATTTTCATTCCAGAGATTGTCTCAGGCTTCTGGGGCACCATTGAACCGGCACACCATCACGAAGCCTGGCGATACACTTTGATGTCGGGGCTGATTCCTGCCATTCCCCTCATCATCATCAGACCATTTCTTCCCGAGTCGCCCGCCTGGAAAGAAAAGGCATCCAGCGGCACCTTGCGGCGGCCCAGCATTGCGCAACTCTTTTCGCCCCAGTTGCGTAAGACGACTATTGTGACCACGTTAATGTTCGCCATGAGTTATGGAGCTGCTTTTGGTGCCATCCAACAGATTCCTCAAATTGTCCCAGGACTGGCCGATGTGAAGGAAAAAGCGATCGCTGCAGCCGAAAAGGCCAAGTTGCCACCCGATCCTGAACTGGCGAAAAAAGCCAAAATGGGTGCCATGCGGCAATACGAGCAGAAGATCGCCAGTGAATACACCAAGGTTCAGGAAATCGGCGGCCTCGTAGGTCGCTTTCTGCTGGCATTACTGGCTGTGCGAATTCTCAGCCGGCGTAAACTCCTCTGGTGCCTGCAGATCCCGGGGATGATTGTTCTCCCGGCAGTCTTTGCCCTGTTTCTTCAGGTGGAAAATCGCACGTACTTCGAGATCGATCTCAATTCCATCTATCTGGGAGTTCTTCCCATCACCACGGTCTCGCTGGGTGTGTTTATCGCCGGCCTGTTTGTCGTGGGACAATTCAGTTTCTGGGGGAACTATTTGCCGCGTGTCTATCCACTTCATCTGCGTGGAACGGGAGAGAGCTTTGCTGCCAATATTGGTGGCCGGATGATCGGTACCAGTTTTGCGCTCGTCACGACGACCATTGCCGGGTTCTTGACAGCCAGTGCTGGTGCCGCTGGTGGGTTCTCGCCACCGATGGCCTTCTCTATTGCAGCTGCCAGCGTGGCCGGGTTTGTCACGTTAGTGGGCTTTGCTTTGAGTTTCTTCCTTCCCGAACCATCTGCAACAGATATGGATTAA
- a CDS encoding aldehyde dehydrogenase family protein: MFDVPILRFGKSYDSMEKVDINHFETGETLARLHQATGAMVKMDLRKAQQSREALRQFSIDDLIEKCTKAADLYLNAELPCGTGMLTPEQFCNMQSATTGIPISLCAFNMRKNAYVLSHMGEVIDALTRGLPHEILSKGYGMESRGVMVSYQATTPILGAVLPSNSPGVHTLWLPAIPMQIGLMLKPGSQEFWTPYRITEAFFAAGIPREAISLYPGGHDVGGGLLSDAHRCMIFGSQQTVQQHAGNPRVSVHGPGFSKIILGDDLVDHWEDYLETMVDSVAANGGRGCINCSSIYASRHTKDIAQAIAKKMSEIVPLPATDPKAILAASTTAGVAESVSNQIDEGLKDGYSTDVSAAFHGGNRIGKLGKSEYLLPTVIHCSSPEAKLANAEYMFPFTSVVECPQNQMIKAIGPTLVCTAITEDPKFSQQLLDAYNIDRLNIGRVKTVQLNWLQPHEGNLVEFLFRNRAFQNSPPPAH, encoded by the coding sequence ATGTTCGATGTTCCCATTCTTCGTTTTGGTAAATCTTACGACAGTATGGAAAAAGTGGATATTAACCACTTTGAAACTGGCGAAACTCTGGCCAGACTGCATCAGGCCACAGGTGCCATGGTGAAGATGGATCTGCGAAAAGCCCAGCAGTCGCGTGAGGCACTCCGCCAGTTCTCCATCGACGATCTGATTGAGAAATGCACAAAGGCAGCCGACCTTTACCTCAATGCCGAACTCCCTTGCGGCACCGGAATGCTCACTCCTGAGCAGTTCTGCAACATGCAGTCGGCGACGACAGGCATTCCCATTTCGCTCTGTGCCTTCAATATGCGAAAGAATGCGTACGTCCTCTCGCATATGGGCGAAGTGATCGACGCGCTCACACGCGGCCTGCCCCACGAGATTCTCTCGAAGGGCTACGGCATGGAATCGCGGGGAGTCATGGTCAGCTATCAGGCCACAACTCCCATTCTGGGGGCTGTTCTCCCCTCGAATTCGCCCGGTGTTCATACACTCTGGCTGCCAGCGATTCCCATGCAGATTGGTCTGATGCTCAAGCCAGGCTCACAGGAGTTCTGGACACCGTATCGCATCACAGAAGCGTTTTTTGCTGCAGGAATTCCTCGCGAGGCCATTTCGCTGTATCCCGGTGGACACGATGTCGGCGGTGGACTCTTGAGCGATGCTCATCGCTGCATGATCTTCGGCAGCCAGCAGACTGTTCAGCAGCATGCAGGCAATCCCCGCGTCTCTGTCCATGGCCCGGGGTTCAGCAAGATCATTCTGGGCGATGACCTCGTTGATCACTGGGAAGATTACCTCGAGACCATGGTCGACAGCGTGGCGGCCAATGGTGGTCGCGGCTGTATAAATTGCTCCAGCATCTATGCCTCCCGGCATACGAAAGACATTGCCCAGGCAATCGCGAAGAAGATGTCCGAAATCGTGCCTCTTCCCGCAACGGATCCCAAAGCGATTCTCGCAGCATCCACGACAGCGGGTGTGGCTGAAAGTGTCTCGAACCAGATCGATGAAGGTCTGAAGGATGGCTACTCGACCGATGTCAGTGCGGCTTTCCATGGTGGCAACCGCATCGGGAAACTGGGGAAGTCCGAATACCTGCTCCCGACGGTGATTCACTGTTCGTCACCCGAAGCCAAACTCGCCAATGCCGAGTACATGTTCCCCTTTACTTCGGTCGTCGAATGCCCACAGAATCAGATGATCAAGGCCATTGGCCCCACACTGGTCTGCACTGCGATCACGGAAGATCCCAAGTTCAGCCAGCAACTGCTCGATGCCTATAATATCGACCGGTTGAACATTGGCCGGGTCAAGACGGTCCAATTGAACTGGCTCCAGCCGCACGAAGGAAACCTGGTCGAGTTTCTCTTTAGAAACCGCGCCTTCCAGAACAGCCCACCCCCGGCACATTAG